The genomic window GTTGACCAAAATATATAAATTATACTATTTTTACTCTGTGAATTCTATCCAAAAACAGCAAATTTTTATCCAAAAACGGCAATTTATAGATGATTGTGGCAATATATTATATGCAGAAGGTGATGATTTGGCCGTTTTGGGAATGCTTCATGCGACAAGATGCTATTTTTGACAAACTATATTTAACAAATACCCAACGGATTTGCAGATGAATAAGGTGGGTTTAGACATAGGTTTAAGGTGTATTTACAAGGTATTTGTAGAGGTCATCAATAACGACATCGGCAGCAATCAAGTTTGCTCCGATCCAAGCCTCACGATCCACAAGATATATCTGACCTTTCTGAACGGCTCTAAGTGTTTGCCAAAGAGGCTTCTGTTGCAGCTTTTCAAAAGCTTTTCTGCTTTCTTCTCCTTTATCTTGGAAAATCATCACAAATATAATATCACTATCTACTTCTTCTAGTTTTTCTTCAGAAATAGGTAGAGGAGAATTTGCGTTTCTAATACGTTGTAATCCAATATCGTTAAGAATGGAACTAGCAAATGAGTCTTGACCATCGCTATATATTCTCATGCCGCCATAAACGCCAATAATGGATATTTCTTTATCCACATATCGATCATTTAAGGCTATTTTTAGTTCTTTAATTCTCTGGTAGTAGCGATTCCAAGCTTGTTGTGCAGCTTCTTGTTTTCCTAATGCCTCAGCTACGAAGTTAAAATGTTCTCGCCATGATCTAGTGAGACCTTCCCACTTACCTAGTGCCGTAGGAATTCTAAGCAAGGTGCGGTTAACACCCGTAATTGTGACAATTTCCTCTTGATTCATAGGAGGATTAGTTGGTGTCGGTGACTGAGAAAGCAAACCATCAATATTAGTAACTGGGGATTCAAACTCGCCCAGTTCGATAAGTTTCCTATTTTTCTCTTTTGCTTCCATCTCAGCCAAAGCCGATTGAGCGATCGCGCAGCCGCTCTCAAAGAGTATCGCAGAACTAAAAAAATATACTAGTAAACTAATAGCGAACGATAACCGTGTACCCGGTAAAAATATCAATCTATTCACGCCACTCTCCACACAAGTAAATTGACTTATTGGGCCAAATTGTCAACTATATCTAGAGGTAGTTTAGAGAAGTAGGTGCGATCGCGTCTATCCAAAAATGGCGTTAATATCCCAAAACGGCATTAGGAAGCAGAGATAGATTTTTTACCTAACAAACATTCGCTGGGTGTAATCCCAAACTGGCGTTTAAAAGCGGCAGCAAAATATCCTAAATGGGAATAGCCTAATAAATTAGCCACCTCTGCAACAGTTCCTCCACCATTTCGCAAAAGTTGCTCGGCTCGTTCTAGGCGTTTTTCCGTGAGATAATTAAATACGGTTGTACCAAATAATGTCTTAAATCCATAGCGCAGAGTCCTGTCACTAACTCCCACAATTTGCGCTAATTCCACTAATGATGGTGGATTCTCCAGACAAAAGTGCAAAATTTCTCTTGCGTGATGAATGCGGGTGACAGTTGTGGATTTAAGCCGTGGTGATGCGGTTAATTCACTTTGCTCATTTACAATTGGAGCTAACTGCAAGGCCATAAGTTCTATGACTTTTCCTTGCAAATACATTTGCTTTGTGATTCCCTGATAGGGACAGTTGATCATTTGCTTGACTACAAGTGCGATCGCACTTGTCATTTCTGGGTAAATCAAAGTTTGCCAGTCATCACCCTTCGCAAGCAAACGTAACTGAGGAAGCATTTCGCCATCATGACCGGGAAAAAAAGTTCGCAGCACATCAGGGGACATATGGATATCAATACCCAAATGCCTAGATTTAGAACTTCTTATAGACATCTGATGCTGCACACCACTACCAGAAATGCAACTGTACCCCCCTCCCAACTTCCCGCCATATTCATTAATAACTGTTCCTGATAGCAACACACCGAATTGTAAAGGGTGTTCCCACTCTGGTAATTGCATCAATACATCTTCACGCAATTTATAGTCAACAATTGATAACCAAATTTCTGGATGCACCTCGATATCTTTTATACTACCGTGACCAAACTGCTGGGGTAATTGGAATACATACTCAAATGGCTCCAAAGCTGGATTTTGTGTAATGCTTTGGGCTGTTTCGTTCCACATCTCGCGCCATTC from Nostoc sp. UHCC 0870 includes these protein-coding regions:
- a CDS encoding ABC transporter substrate-binding protein, which produces MEAKEKNRKLIELGEFESPVTNIDGLLSQSPTPTNPPMNQEEIVTITGVNRTLLRIPTALGKWEGLTRSWREHFNFVAEALGKQEAAQQAWNRYYQRIKELKIALNDRYVDKEISIIGVYGGMRIYSDGQDSFASSILNDIGLQRIRNANSPLPISEEKLEEVDSDIIFVMIFQDKGEESRKAFEKLQQKPLWQTLRAVQKGQIYLVDREAWIGANLIAADVVIDDLYKYLVNTP
- a CDS encoding helix-turn-helix transcriptional regulator; the protein is MTLTLKEQEWREMWNETAQSITQNPALEPFEYVFQLPQQFGHGSIKDIEVHPEIWLSIVDYKLREDVLMQLPEWEHPLQFGVLLSGTVINEYGGKLGGGYSCISGSGVQHQMSIRSSKSRHLGIDIHMSPDVLRTFFPGHDGEMLPQLRLLAKGDDWQTLIYPEMTSAIALVVKQMINCPYQGITKQMYLQGKVIELMALQLAPIVNEQSELTASPRLKSTTVTRIHHAREILHFCLENPPSLVELAQIVGVSDRTLRYGFKTLFGTTVFNYLTEKRLERAEQLLRNGGGTVAEVANLLGYSHLGYFAAAFKRQFGITPSECLLGKKSISAS